In Theobroma cacao cultivar B97-61/B2 chromosome 7, Criollo_cocoa_genome_V2, whole genome shotgun sequence, the genomic window TTAATGTCTCTTTTATTCGGTCTAGATGTTATTAATTTTTCCAACTTTTCGACATTCGTCATTTGATATATAATGGATAAAACGTAAGAAGCAAGAGGGATGAAATTTGAGTATATTGCATTAGTGGATGCATTAAAATCCAACTTGAATAATTGTGTACCACAGAAGGAAAAATTAAGGTAAAGCTAGCTGGTCAAGATTTACAAAACCTTGTATTGCGAGGCAGAATAGACTATGCTCCACAAAACTTTGGCACATTAATTAACGGATTACCTAAGAGCTAATCAATTATCATTTAACTGGTTTTGAGTCATTAAGATATTAGTTTAAGAAAGCCTTCAATTGTGgtttaattagaaaatattaaataacaAATTTCCTGATCAAGAGACTTCATCTTTGAGAATAATCGAATATTTGCAAACCAGAGAGAAGGAAGGTTCGTATTTTTATTCCTCAAAGAAAAGTTGATACAAGAATCCTAGTTATTTGTAGAGAGCTGGTTGTATTAGGTGTAAAATAACAGAAATTGGAGGGGATAAAATTGGGGAAGAAAAAATCTCTGCAAGTACTGTTTGTCTGTTATCACCTATTTACAGCAGTAGAATTCCACCTACCTATTTACAGCAGTGAAAGCAATAAGTaaagcaataaatataaatactaTATTTAACTAAGATAATAATCTTATATCTAATTCTCCCCTTCGAGGTGAGTATTATGGATGTTCATAATATTAATCTTGCTTAGGAAATGCTTGAAAGGTCTCAGTTGTAGTGCTTTTGTGAATAAATCAGTCAAATGCATTTTAGTAGACACATAACAGGAAGCTATAAGATCTTTTGTAACCTTTTCTCTGATGAAATGGTAGTTCATTTCTATATGCTTTTTAGTTTGTTAATGGAATATAGGATTCCTACATATATGAAGAGCTGGTTATCACAGAACAACTTTACTGCACTAAGATGCttaatattaaaatctttCAGCAGAAATATCAACCACATAACCTCACAACACGTTGCTGCCATTGCTCGATACATAGCTTCAGTTGACCTTTTGCCACAACACTTTGTTTCTTTGCCTTTCAGCTTATAAGTGACTCACCAAGCAGCACCCATAACTCGTGACAGACCTTCTAGTATCAAGGCAACCAACCCAATCATTGCTATTGTGAGCTTGCAAATTTAAATCAGATTCAATTGATAACAAGATGCCCTGTCCTGGTACTCCTTTAAGATACTTTAAAGCTCTGAAGCCTAGTTTTTGGTTAGCCTCACTAGGCTTGTCCATGTACTGTGAAAGAACATGGACAACATAAGAAATGTCAGGCCTAGTTAATGTGAGGTACAATAATTTCCCTCTCAACTGTCTATACACTGTGCTATCAAGCAAGTGATCCTTTTTCTCAGTCTtagaaattttatgtttataatcAATGGGTGTTGAGACCGGTTTTGCACCCAAGAGGCCAAATTCTTCTAGGATATCTAATGTGCATTTTCTCTGGCATAATAAGATACCACTGTCAAGCTCGAGCCACCTCCAGTCCAAGAAAGTATTTGAGTTTTCCTAAGTCTTTCAATTTGAATTTGGAACTTGAGTAATTCTTTACCTCATTTATAAGTTGCATAGAGGTGCTATCAATCActatgtcatcaacataaactaTTAATGCAGTAAAACCTCCATTATTTGTACTCTTAGTGAATGAAGAGTAATCTGCCTTCAATTGTTGAAAACCGTATGTCAGCAAACAACAAGTGAACTTCGTGTTTCACTATCTTAATGCCTGTTTAAGTACATAGAGAGATTTACGTAATTTTCACACCAAGTGAACATTAGATGAAAATTCTCCCTGAACTTGGTATCTCTATGGTAACTCCATAAAAACAGTCTCATTCAAGTCACCATTCAAAAAAGCGTTGTTGATATCAAATTGGGGAAGATACCACCTTTTAATAGTAGTTAAAGCCAATAAACAATCTAATTGTTGTATGCGTAGCTACTGGGCTAAACGTCTCTTGGTAATCAAAACTAGCCTTTTGATTATAATTGTTAGCTTCCAACCTTGCTTTATATCTCACTATCAGAATTAAGCTTAACTTTGTAGACCCATTTGTATCCAATTGCATGAGAGTTAGCAGGTAAAGGCATAACTATCCAAGTCCCATTAACTCCTGGGGCATCTAACTCACATTGCATAGCCTGCTTGATGGTAATAGGTTGGTTCTTATATGTGAGATAAGGATAAGCTGAATGCTTTATGGTTAGCAGGTAAAGGCATAACTATCTAAGTCCCATTAGCTTCTACGTATGGGCGAACCCATATTCATGAGAGTGGTGTCATTTGACACcactcaataaaaaaaaaatatttatttattatattatctttttagagttttatatatataataatattatgaacccactaatttttttgcaattttGTAAGAAGTGGAATCAAAAggtagattttattaaaaaacttatatattaataatatttaaacattctttttaaaaaataatatttaaatattttcaataagtagatttatcaaaaaataatttatatattaatattttaaattctacatggaaaggtaaaaaaatttctttttataatttaagatttgtGCTTAATTGAATCTATCTGATATCCTAAACTTGTATTAGGTTGATTAAAAAGGACAAAGGCTGGTTTATATAACTGAGTTTGGGTTCGAGAGTATAATtacatacaaaaaaaattaacatctCATGAAGGCCATACGAAAAATAGTGCCAACtaattatttgttattatattttagtcttaaatcttgattttatttttattttcctgaaccattatttattgtttcatcactttatttttcttttcttttcctctcattttcatggaaaattcgTACTAAAggagcaaaaagaaaataaagaagcCGAACTGGATTTTAAGAAAATGGTAGATTCAACAGTCATCAATGGCGAGGCGGAGATTCAGATGGCGAAAAACTTGTACGGCGCTGATGAAGTCAAACTAACCGAACTGGCAAGCAAAATCGAAGCTCTTAAGAGCTAGGAGTTGGAACAGAGCAACGAGAAGAAAGAAGCGAAGGAAAAGACGAAGAAAGTGAGACTAGAAATGGATCAACTACataacaaagaagaagaaatgagagGAGAAATGGGATGGGTGGTAGGAGGAGAAGGTGTTCCAAGAATCGATGGCGGCGAGAGCGATTAAGCTTGAAGCCGAGGCTTGAACAATCAACATGATGTGATCACTTGGACGAGTGAAGTACAAGAGGCGAACAAGGAGGTGTCTGAGTTAGAAAGAGgactagaaaagaaaaggattgTTGATTGAGAGattgagagaaagagaaaggcgAGAGTgagaagaaagagagggaaTTGGAGAGGAGAATAGGGGCTTTACAAGTGAGAATCGAAGAGGAAATGAGGGAAAAGATGGATGAGTTTAAGAAGCAAGTTGAGGTGGCGAAAACGAGGGGTGAATTGAAGTTGATTGATTGTGGATCTTCTATTGTGGTTCGTTGCTGTATTCTCTTGTTTGGACCCTGAACTTTTCTTAGGTTTTCGTCTAACCACAATGTTGTAAAGCCCGTACAAGAGTATCGACAAACAAATCAATaacatttcatattttttatttgataaggGGTTtcgaatttaattttttaaataagtatATGTATTTACCATTAAACCAAATATTTTGTGTAagatcattttattatttgaagtTCGAAAATcaagtattttttatattgCGAGTTATGATAACAActtattgaaatattaaagattttttttacttaatttcaACCACTATTTCCATCTCATAAATGCTTTTTGGATACTAATTctaaaaaaacagaaaattaagcaagaaagatttgttcttttctttttcaccacTTCTCCTTCAAGAATTTCATTGTAAAATCCTTTTTGCAAGATTTTTTGTTCATCTAAAAGGCATTTATAATTAGTcgatttagtaaaattttactCAAATATCCATGCAAAGGTACAATTAAGATGCTATAAAAATCTCTAGATAAATCTATTGTAGGAAAATTTTATTCGAttaaaacttcaaattttatcttaaaaattttaggtTTGAATCTTGAGATGAtcgaagaaaataaaatttacgtGATAGAAGAGAATTGCTTCTTCTTCGAATAGTTCAAAATTAATCCTTACctaaattttgtcaaaaaaaagttaaaaaagattaattattgataattAATGTGATTGGAGGCCGgcatttgaaaaatttgagatAAATTTGAGAGctagaacaaaaaaaaaaaaagagattcaATTACAGATCGTAGGCACCTAATGAAGCAACGCATGTAACTTGTTTTTACATGGATGGTCGTTATTGATTCAGTCCTGATCATGCAGCTCCATCCATTAGGTCATTGTTgatgaattttcttttcttgttttgactCTCTTGTAAGCCCCGTCCAACAAGCTAGCTCTTCCATACAAGTACCTATCAAATCCAGCCCCTCCTCAATTTCCTAATTCTTCACTCTCTTaagcaaattgacttgaaccAACACACAGTTAGATCTCAACAACATCCTCTTCGGCTCTAGTCATGGCACACTACGATCAACAACAAGCTCCTGGTAAGTTTTTCTTTGAAGAATGATTGATGTATACATGTACTTTGCTAGCTAGCTGTAAACTGATCATGGTAATCGAGATTTTTGACAGTAAGATTGATTTTGTTTGTGGTTAAAAGTTTCACAGTTGCACAATCAAACGTAGTTTCATGTCGTAGGTAAATTAAAGTAGTCTTTAATGGTGATTTGGAATggctaattaaattaaattggtGTTTTTGATAGCATATCCTCGACCAAGCGAGGTATATCAACCACCTCAACAATGCTATCCAGCAGAAAAGGCGGTGGAAATGCATGCTAATGCTCCGCCACCACCTGTTGGTTATCCCACTATGGGAGGAGCTGAGTACCCCCGACATGCTCCTCCTGTCCAAACGCAAAGCAAAGGTGATGACTTTTGGAAAGGATGGTGAGTGGAGGTTATAATTTGGTCTCTCTTATCTCTCTACACGTTTGTATTATTCATTGTAGGGTGtgcttcattttctttcattgatTATATATAGGTCCCAACACTTTGTTTCCTTGAATCCCTTGCAGTTTTGCTGCCTTATGTTGCTGCTGTGTGTTGGATATGTGCTTTTGCTAATCAAGCCCACCCTAGATGCATGCCTAAATAAGGCACcaagttttcttttctctcttgaTTTCCCATCTAGGTCTACTTAATGGAGTTATTTTTGTACTATTTTTGATGTCTTACaaggaataaaaatattaagacCTTATGTAGTCATTGAATCAAATACTATGTGATGGTAGATTTAACCTTCGTAATACAAATATCAAAGACAATTTTAATGTCTCTTTTATTCGTTCTAgttgttattaatttttccAACTTTTCGACATTCGTCATTTGATATATAATTAATGGAtacaagaaaagaagcaaGAGGGATGAAATTTGAGTATATTGCATTAGTAGATGCATTGAAATCCAACTTGAATAATTGTGTACcacagaaagaaaaatcaaggTAAAGCTAGCCGATAATCATCGTCAAGATTTACAAAACCTTGTATTGCGAGGCAGAATAGACTATGCTCCACAAAACTTTGGCACATTAGTTAACGGATTACCTAAGAGCTAATCAATTATCATTTAACTGGTTTTGAGTCATTAAGATAATAATCTTATATCTAATTTTCCCCTTCAAGGTGAGTATTATGGATGTTCATAATACTAATCTTACTTAGGAAATGCTTGAAAGGTCTCAGTTGTAGTGCTTTTGTGAATAAATCAGTCAAATGCATTTTAGTAGACACATAGCAGGAAGCTATGAGACCTTTTGTACCTTTTTCTCTGATGAAATGGTAATTCATTTCTATATGCTTATTAGTTTGTTAATGGAATATAGGATTCCTACATATATGAAGAGCTGGTTATCACAGAACAACTTTACTGCACTAAGATGCTCAATATTAACATCTTTCAGCAGAAATATCAACCACATAACCTCACAACACGTTGCTGCCATTGCTCGATACTTAGCTTCAGTTGACCTTTTGCCACAACACTTTGTTTCTTTGCCTTTCAGCTTATAAGTGACTCACCAAGCAGCACCCATAACTCGTGACAGACCTTCTAGTATCAAGGCAACCAACCCAATC contains:
- the LOC108662861 gene encoding cysteine-rich and transmembrane domain-containing protein B-like — encoded protein: MAHYDQQQAPAYPRPSEVYQPPQQCYPAEKAVEMHANAPPPPVGYPTMGGAEYPRHAPPVQTQSKGDDFWKGCFAALCCCCVLDMCFC